In the genome of Deltaproteobacteria bacterium, the window ACGCGACGCATGAAGTCGGGATTGAAATAGGTTTCTTTGTCTTTGTCTGTCCATTGCCAATGCTTATGCGCATCATGAATGCCGTACGCGAGAAAATCGAGCTGCGCATTCCACCAATTGGTGACCTGGTTTTGATAACCGAACTCTTTCATCTCTGGGTTGAACAACGCAGCCAGTCGTACTTCCATAGCCACAAGTTCGCCATTCGCGGCATATTGCTCAGTGCGCAAGGGATAAAAATGATGCTGATCTACCCAGTAGAGAATGCGTGGTGCGTAGTACTCTTTGATCCACTCGGGTTTTACTTTGGCTTCGAGCACGTAGCAGGGAACACCGCCCTCGGGAGTGTAATACGGATATTCGTTGCCCATGAGCTTGAAACTTTTGACTGGCATATCGTTCAACGTACCGTCAGCGGACACCAACGTGAGCGTTTCTCGGGCCGTGGGAAAGCGTACTGTCTCGGTCAGGACATCAGAGCCAATAATGCGCCAAGAGAACTCCCACGCGTCGCGCCCGAGAAAGTCATCGAACGTCATGGGCTGATCTGGAAATCGATCCTGACGGCGTGGTTGCGGGAAGCGGCGTACGCGACGTAACACCGGTGAATAAACAAACATGTCGGTTTTGGTGGTTTCGGCTTGGTCGGTGCGATGCAATAACATCATCATCTGATTGCCGACATTTTCTGGTGGATAGGTGTCTTGTGAGAGCCAACGTGAATAGATGTCACCAGGCTTTGCCTTAATATAGCCCATCAATCCTTCAGGCTCAGGGTGGGCCGCAAGCACGATCGTCTTCGCTGTGGTCAAGTATCCGGTTGGCATCACTGCGCCAAAGTCTTCGATCATGGCGAAATTCCAGCGCGCAATGTGCGGAAACTCCATGGCACGCAAGCCCATTTCCTCAGCGGTGTACGGCGGAGTGAAGGGATAGGGTTCTGCGGGCAGATATGGCA includes:
- a CDS encoding outer membrane lipoprotein-sorting protein — its product is MIAHWRQSILITLCVTANVFVPTTWASAESRTWKYVHELSEQERQNIDPRTDTPRDATLPYLPAEPYPFTPPYTAEEMGLRAMEFPHIARWNFAMIEDFGAVMPTGYLTTAKTIVLAAHPEPEGLMGYIKAKPGDIYSRWLSQDTYPPENVGNQMMMLLHRTDQAETTKTDMFVYSPVLRRVRRFPQPRRQDRFPDQPMTFDDFLGRDAWEFSWRIIGSDVLTETVRFPTARETLTLVSADGTLNDMPVKSFKLMGNEYPYYTPEGGVPCYVLEAKVKPEWIKEYYAPRILYWVDQHHFYPLRTEQYAANGELVAMEVRLAALFNPEMKEFGYQNQVTNWWNAQLDFLAYGIHDAHKHWQWTDKDKETYFNPDFMRRVWFPIPMKTQATVRTPADMFLRPRLYRDKFPEERKIIISPEVEARIQAQDAAGRLIFTQTVADATK